CTTCGGCCTGCTCTTCGCCCGCAGCGACGCCTCGAAGGGGCGCAACGGCATCACCTGCTTCATCGTCGACACGGACACGCCCGGCTTCCAGGTGCGGCGCATCGTCCACGTGCTGCGTTCGACGCACCCGCCGACCGAGCTATCGTTCGACAACATGCGCGTGCCGCACAAGAACATCCTGGGCGAGGAGGGCGGCGGCTTCGCCATCGCCAACGACCGGCTGACGCGCAACCGTATCCCCTACTCGGCCGAGTGCATCGGCGTGGGCGTGGCGGCGCAGCGCATGGCCGTCGCCTGGTCGAAAGAGCGCGTCACCTTCGGCGAGCCGCTGGCCAGCCGCCAGGCGATCCAGTGGATGCTGGTGGATAACGAGATCGACATCGCCACGGCGCGCTGGCTCTGCCTGGCCGCCGCGGGCAAGGCCGACGGCGGCAAGCCGTTCCGCACCGAGGCGGCGATGGCGAAGCTGGTCGGCACCGAGGGCGCCGGCCGCGTCGTGGACCGCTGCATCCAGATCCACGGCGGCCTGGGGGTGAGCAAAGACCTGCCGTTGGAACGCTGGTACCGCGAGCTGCGCATCCGCCGCATCGGCGAGGGCCCTAGCGAGGTGCAGCGCATCATCATGGCCCGCGACCTGCTGCACAGCTCGCTGCATTAGGGCAGGAGGGCGTAGGGCGCAGGGGCGATTCACCAACCGCCTGTCGTGCCGGCCGGCGCGGGCAGCAGGATGACGAGCCAGAGGAAACAGCCGTGACCGCCACGATTGCGCTGCCTGACCTCGCACCGGCGCCGCCGAAGCTCGCGCCGATCGGCCTCGTGGCGCTGCCGTGGCACCTGAACCGCCGCGGCGAGCACCTTGCCGCCGGACCGGAGGCGCTGCTTGGCGCCGGCCTCATGCACTGGCTGCGCGACGCCGGCTACCAACTCGACGGCCCGCACGTGGTCGAGCTGGACGAGGCCGAGCGCAGGCAATACGGCGCCTGGCACGCCGTCGGCCTCAGCGGCGCCCACCTGGCCGAGACGGTCGCCGGCGTGCGCGGGCGCCGCGCCTTTCCCCTCGCGCTGCTGGGCGACTGCAACGGCTCGCTGGGCATGCTCGCCGGCCTGCAGCGCGCCGGCGTTGGCCGGCTCGGCATGGTTTGGTTCGACGCCCACGGCGATTTCAACACGCCGGAAACGACGCTCTCCGGCTATCTCGGCGGCATGCCGGCGGCTGTAGCGGCGGGGCTCTGCCTGCAACGCCTGCGCGGCCAGGCCGGCGTCGAGCCGCCGCTTGACGTGCGCGACATCGTCATGGTCGCCCTGCGCGACGTGGACCCGCTTGAGCAAGAGCTGATCGAGCAGCACGGCATCGAACAGGTGCCCACGGCAGACTTGAAGGGCGATCGCTCGGCGCTGCGGGCGGCGCTGCGACGCCTCTCGGCGCGGTGCGATGCGATCTACATCCACATCGACCTGGACGTACTCGACCCGGCCGAGGCGCCGGGGATGAACTTCCCGGTGCCGGGCGGTCCCAGCCCCGCCGAGCTGGCCGAGGCGATGGCGCTCTGCCTCGCGCAGCCCAGGGCCGCCGCGCTGGGCATCGCCTCGTACAACGCGCCGAAAGACGAAAACAACCGCACGCTGACTGCCGTCTTCCGCGTCATCGCCGGCGGCGTGCGCGGCTTAGGGAACAGGCAACTGGGAACAGGGAACAGGGGATAGTCCCTACGCCCCACGCCCCACGCCCTGCGCCCTCGGCGACCGAAGGGAGCCACACCGATGGGCCTTGATTTCGCGATCCGCGACCGCGTCGCCTACCTGACGCTGAACCGGCCCGAGGCGATGAACGCCATGGACCCGGAGATGTACAAGGCGCTCTCCGACGCCTGGATCGAGGTACGCGACAACCCGGAGATCTGGTGCGCCCTGATCACCGGCGCGGGCGACCGTGCCTTCACCGCCGGCGCCGACCTGAAGAAGACGATCCCGCGCCAGCCGGAGATGTGGGAGTTCTGGCAGACGCAGGCCGACCAGATCCTCAACCGCGGCCTCGAGGTCTGGAAACCGGTGATCGCCGCCGTGAACGGCTACTGCCTGGCCGGCGGCATGACCCTGCTCTTCGCCACGGACATCCGCATC
Above is a window of Dehalococcoidia bacterium DNA encoding:
- a CDS encoding acyl-CoA dehydrogenase family protein — its product is MDLELSDEQRLIVETVRRFVQEQIVPLERELDPDCTELPRDDRQRLIAMTQQMGFFNPDVPVELGGAGLSTTDRTLMAEEMSQHRAGLYTPCYGVFGAGGLAQLYAGTEEQKEKYLYPTLRGEKRGFFGLSEPSGGSDPARAIRTTAVRDGDEWVINGSKLWISGADTSDFGLLFARSDASKGRNGITCFIVDTDTPGFQVRRIVHVLRSTHPPTELSFDNMRVPHKNILGEEGGGFAIANDRLTRNRIPYSAECIGVGVAAQRMAVAWSKERVTFGEPLASRQAIQWMLVDNEIDIATARWLCLAAAGKADGGKPFRTEAAMAKLVGTEGAGRVVDRCIQIHGGLGVSKDLPLERWYRELRIRRIGEGPSEVQRIIMARDLLHSSLH
- a CDS encoding arginase family protein, translated to MTATIALPDLAPAPPKLAPIGLVALPWHLNRRGEHLAAGPEALLGAGLMHWLRDAGYQLDGPHVVELDEAERRQYGAWHAVGLSGAHLAETVAGVRGRRAFPLALLGDCNGSLGMLAGLQRAGVGRLGMVWFDAHGDFNTPETTLSGYLGGMPAAVAAGLCLQRLRGQAGVEPPLDVRDIVMVALRDVDPLEQELIEQHGIEQVPTADLKGDRSALRAALRRLSARCDAIYIHIDLDVLDPAEAPGMNFPVPGGPSPAELAEAMALCLAQPRAAALGIASYNAPKDENNRTLTAVFRVIAGGVRGLGNRQLGTGNRG